From Flavobacterium arcticum, the proteins below share one genomic window:
- a CDS encoding COG3014 family protein, with amino-acid sequence MKAIKNKRTVVKTVMLLLLIGFQSCGTYNSKTSDIESDLYNGNFDKAVAGIEGNKFLKKKRNKLLYLMEKGKVEYMRGNYEISNKLLEEAYILIDDIIKTNAGQAIASKLTNPMAMPYKGEDFEKVTIYYYKALNYFMLGKPNEALVEAKRINIKLYELNEKYKENKNKYSEDAFSQILQGIIYESVGDINNAFIAYRNAEEIYTKNGGDFFGVPMPEQLKKDLLRTSKLMGFTQEYNDYRTKFNIAVEDTPKKTTPEDYQAKPTSEAIIFWENGVGPAKDQIVITASGGSGIFYGSYMDGDMLEEIIIPIPTGANIGSINAIAIPKYRERGAYYNKAEIIVNGKPQNFNLAQDFYPIAKQCLKDRMLRETIGLVTRFAAKKATSAGLGAIGKQLLGDTGGDLIKLGADVAGAATEKADTRNWQTLPATISYTRVPLHEGENKFIIRKYGPMGVDTDTLYIPYKRGLQIVSYFDVGRTQVIPNTPVAKPLLENPSATTLQKNSFEQSKGTTALVKPISKSEPETTVTNKVLAKYNTWTDGGNGISYKVTYETENRGGKLFYVKKVILQSDNKDTSNVTFTVTEKPFNRSFIEVNEFEYYDSQMNQKAEKQYYKITEKIKPGKETTAVTVYQTLPDFYVTILNIK; translated from the coding sequence ATGAAAGCAATTAAAAACAAACGTACCGTTGTAAAAACGGTAATGCTACTGTTATTGATAGGCTTTCAATCCTGCGGAACCTACAACTCCAAAACCTCAGATATTGAAAGCGACCTCTATAACGGCAACTTTGACAAAGCTGTTGCCGGCATAGAAGGCAATAAGTTCCTTAAAAAGAAGAGGAATAAGCTTTTATACCTTATGGAGAAGGGTAAAGTAGAGTATATGCGTGGTAATTATGAGATCAGCAACAAGCTCTTAGAAGAGGCTTATATATTGATAGATGATATAATAAAAACAAATGCAGGGCAAGCAATTGCATCAAAACTTACCAACCCTATGGCAATGCCATATAAAGGTGAAGATTTTGAAAAAGTCACTATTTATTACTACAAAGCTTTAAACTACTTTATGTTGGGCAAGCCCAACGAAGCACTTGTAGAAGCCAAAAGGATAAACATTAAGCTATATGAGCTTAACGAGAAGTATAAAGAAAATAAAAACAAATATAGCGAAGATGCTTTTTCGCAGATATTGCAAGGTATAATATACGAGTCAGTAGGCGATATCAATAATGCTTTTATAGCCTATCGTAATGCCGAAGAAATATATACTAAAAATGGAGGCGACTTTTTTGGCGTACCAATGCCAGAGCAGCTAAAAAAAGATTTATTGCGCACCTCAAAACTAATGGGGTTTACCCAAGAGTATAATGATTATCGCACTAAGTTTAATATTGCTGTAGAAGACACACCAAAAAAAACAACTCCAGAAGATTATCAAGCAAAGCCAACAAGCGAAGCTATTATATTTTGGGAAAACGGTGTAGGTCCTGCAAAAGATCAAATAGTAATTACAGCATCGGGTGGTAGCGGAATATTTTATGGCAGCTATATGGATGGTGATATGCTAGAAGAAATTATTATTCCTATACCTACTGGTGCAAATATTGGTAGTATAAATGCTATAGCTATACCTAAATATCGCGAAAGAGGTGCTTATTACAATAAGGCTGAAATTATAGTTAATGGAAAACCGCAAAACTTTAACCTCGCACAAGATTTTTACCCCATAGCAAAACAATGTCTTAAAGACAGAATGCTACGTGAAACTATAGGTCTTGTAACGCGGTTTGCAGCAAAAAAAGCGACAAGCGCAGGACTAGGTGCTATAGGTAAACAACTACTAGGAGACACAGGGGGCGACCTAATAAAGTTAGGTGCTGATGTAGCGGGAGCTGCAACCGAAAAAGCAGATACACGAAACTGGCAAACATTACCTGCCACAATATCTTATACACGTGTACCATTACATGAAGGCGAAAACAAATTTATAATCCGTAAGTATGGACCAATGGGCGTAGATACCGATACACTTTATATCCCCTATAAACGTGGTTTACAAATTGTAAGTTATTTTGATGTTGGACGAACACAAGTTATACCCAACACTCCTGTTGCAAAACCTTTACTTGAAAATCCTAGTGCTACAACGCTACAAAAAAATAGCTTCGAGCAATCAAAAGGTACGACTGCATTAGTAAAACCTATTTCTAAGTCTGAACCAGAAACAACAGTAACCAATAAAGTACTTGCAAAGTATAATACTTGGACAGACGGCGGTAATGGTATATCTTATAAAGTAACGTATGAAACAGAAAATCGAGGCGGAAAATTGTTTTATGTAAAAAAAGTAATCTTACAATCTGATAATAAAGATACGTCTAATGTTACTTTTACCGTGAC